One Polaribacter sp. KT25b DNA segment encodes these proteins:
- a CDS encoding ABC transporter permease has product MSKLTLIIHREFIAKVRNKSFIMMTFLSPLLMVGMGALVFFLMKKNDEKVKEIVYVDNSGLFSKDDFSDSETIHYQDYTSFGIDQTKKKVEEGDYYGALIIPKQDSLEVLAKSIEFYSKDSPGMSIMDALESKVETKIRNEKLNNFGIDINQINASKIQSDIKMYNFSGEESSKLINGLKIGVGALAGYMLMMFVMIYGTSVMRSVIEEKTSRIIEVIVSSVKPFQLMLGKILGNASAGLLQFFIWGILLFIIATVASSIFGVDMVEMQTAKLPAEQLEAAKQAAGSDKMQMVVQEILRLPLLKMFCLFIFYFLGGYMLYSSLFAAIGAAVDNETDTQQFMLPIMLPLILGVYVGFATVINDPHGSIAVLFSYIPFTSPIVMLMRVPFGVSWYELAISMILLLATFIFMVWLAAKIYRVGILMYGKKPTYKDLYKWLKYKG; this is encoded by the coding sequence ATGAGCAAGTTAACACTAATAATTCATAGAGAGTTTATTGCTAAAGTGCGTAATAAATCATTTATAATGATGACATTTTTAAGTCCGTTATTAATGGTTGGTATGGGCGCTTTGGTGTTTTTCCTGATGAAAAAAAATGACGAAAAAGTTAAAGAAATTGTTTATGTAGATAATTCAGGATTGTTTTCAAAAGACGATTTTTCTGATTCAGAAACAATCCATTATCAAGATTATACATCTTTCGGAATTGATCAAACAAAGAAAAAAGTAGAAGAAGGCGATTATTACGGAGCACTTATTATTCCTAAACAAGATAGTTTAGAGGTTTTAGCAAAGTCCATCGAATTTTATTCTAAAGATTCACCAGGAATGTCTATTATGGATGCTTTAGAATCTAAAGTTGAAACGAAAATCAGAAATGAAAAATTAAATAATTTCGGAATTGATATCAACCAAATTAATGCTTCCAAAATTCAATCTGATATTAAAATGTATAATTTTTCTGGCGAAGAATCATCCAAATTAATAAACGGTTTAAAAATTGGAGTAGGAGCACTTGCTGGTTATATGCTTATGATGTTTGTAATGATTTACGGTACATCTGTTATGAGAAGTGTTATTGAAGAAAAAACAAGTAGAATTATAGAAGTAATTGTTTCATCAGTAAAACCCTTTCAATTAATGTTGGGTAAAATTCTAGGAAATGCTTCTGCGGGTTTATTACAGTTCTTTATTTGGGGGATTTTATTATTTATCATAGCAACTGTGGCATCTTCTATTTTTGGAGTAGATATGGTAGAGATGCAAACTGCAAAATTACCAGCAGAACAATTAGAAGCAGCAAAACAAGCTGCTGGATCTGATAAAATGCAAATGGTAGTTCAAGAAATATTAAGATTACCACTTTTAAAAATGTTCTGCTTATTTATCTTTTATTTTTTAGGCGGATATATGTTGTATAGCTCACTTTTTGCAGCAATTGGTGCAGCAGTTGATAATGAAACAGACACGCAACAATTTATGTTACCAATTATGTTGCCTTTAATTTTAGGAGTTTATGTAGGTTTTGCAACGGTTATTAATGATCCTCATGGCTCTATTGCTGTATTATTTTCATATATTCCGTTTACAAGCCCTATTGTAATGTTAATGCGAGTCCCTTTTGGCGTATCTTGGTATGAACTAGCAATTTCTATGATTTTGTTATTAGCAACATTTATATTTATGGTTTGGTTAGCGGCTAAAATTTATAGAGTAGGAATTTTAATGTATGGTAAAAAACCAACTTATAAAGATTTGTATAAGTGGTTAAAATATAAAGGCTAA
- a CDS encoding ABC transporter ATP-binding protein, giving the protein MKNLLEINNVTKNYGDFRALNDVSIHIPKGSVYGLLGPNGAGKTSLIRIINQITMPDAGSILLDGEPLSPKHTAVIGYLPEERGLYKSMKVGEQALYLAQLKGLSKSEAKKRLKYWFDKFDISAWWGKKIEELSKGMAQKVQFIVTVMHNPKLLIFDEPFSGFDPINAQLIAKEILQLRDEGATIIFSTHRMESVEEMCDEIALIHKSNKILDGKLSDIKRQYRTNTFQVGLHTDNPKEVEAKLKENFEVFPADFKLLGNELTLNVKLGQNNSANELLSFLTNSGQVQHFVELIPSANDIFIQAVNKNN; this is encoded by the coding sequence ATGAAAAACTTGCTAGAAATAAATAATGTTACTAAAAATTACGGAGATTTTAGAGCATTAAATGATGTTTCTATTCATATTCCTAAAGGAAGTGTTTATGGATTATTAGGCCCTAATGGAGCGGGAAAAACGTCTTTAATTAGAATTATAAATCAAATTACAATGCCAGATGCTGGTTCTATTTTGTTAGATGGCGAACCTTTATCACCAAAACATACAGCTGTTATTGGTTATTTACCAGAAGAACGTGGTTTGTATAAATCTATGAAAGTTGGTGAGCAAGCTTTGTATTTGGCACAATTAAAAGGGTTAAGTAAATCGGAAGCAAAAAAACGTTTAAAATATTGGTTTGATAAGTTTGATATTTCTGCTTGGTGGGGAAAAAAAATTGAGGAACTTTCTAAAGGAATGGCGCAAAAAGTGCAGTTTATTGTTACTGTAATGCATAATCCAAAATTATTAATTTTTGATGAACCTTTTTCTGGATTTGATCCAATAAACGCACAATTAATTGCCAAAGAAATTTTACAATTGCGTGATGAAGGCGCAACTATTATTTTTTCTACACACAGAATGGAATCCGTAGAAGAAATGTGTGATGAAATTGCATTGATCCATAAATCTAATAAAATTTTAGACGGAAAATTATCAGATATTAAGCGTCAATATAGAACAAACACTTTTCAGGTTGGTTTACATACTGATAATCCAAAAGAAGTTGAAGCAAAATTGAAAGAAAATTTTGAGGTTTTTCCTGCGGATTTTAAATTGTTAGGAAATGAATTAACTTTAAATGTAAAATTGGGGCAAAATAATTCTGCAAATGAGTTATTATCATTTTTAACAAATAGCGGTCAAGTGCAACATTTTGTTGAATTAATACCAAGTGCAAACGATATTTTTATTCAAGCAGTAAATAAGAACAATTAG
- a CDS encoding MarR family winged helix-turn-helix transcriptional regulator: MDKNKSIDHQLRATWQAVAKMYNEQAANYGSTMAIAFVLLTIDKVNGTPSTALGPLMGMEPTSLSRILKSMEEKGAISREKNPDDGRSVIIKLTEYGFEMRKFSKNHVYQFNNVVREYVTEKELDSFFKVTSTINKLIADKKIYESINQENKK; this comes from the coding sequence ATGGATAAAAATAAATCGATAGATCATCAACTCAGGGCAACTTGGCAAGCTGTTGCAAAAATGTATAACGAACAAGCGGCTAATTATGGTAGTACAATGGCCATTGCTTTTGTTTTATTAACTATTGATAAAGTAAACGGCACACCTTCTACAGCTTTAGGACCTTTAATGGGAATGGAACCTACAAGTCTTTCTAGAATTTTAAAATCTATGGAAGAAAAAGGAGCAATTTCTAGAGAAAAAAATCCTGATGATGGTAGAAGTGTAATTATCAAATTAACAGAGTATGGTTTCGAAATGCGTAAATTTTCTAAAAATCATGTGTACCAGTTTAATAATGTTGTAAGAGAATATGTTACAGAAAAAGAGCTAGACAGTTTTTTTAAAGTGACTTCTACCATAAATAAGTTAATTGCAGACAAAAAAATTTACGAATCTATTAACCAAGAAAATAAGAAGTAG
- a CDS encoding sigma-54 dependent transcriptional regulator, whose protein sequence is MSKILVIEDEASIRRVLKKIISEENEAYNVEEAEDGLMGLEMIKNNDYDLVLCDIKMPKMDGVEVLEKAKKIKSEIPIVMISGHGDLDTAVNTMRLGAFDYISKPPDLNRLLNTVRNALENKVLVVENKRLKKKVSKNYEMIGESAAISHIKDIIEKVAATDARVLITGPNGTGKELVAHWLHEKSDRSKAPMIEVNCAAIPSELIESELFGHVKGSFTGANKDRAGKFEAANSGTIFLDEIGDMSLSAQAKVLRALQESRISRVGSDKDIKVNVRVVAATNKDLKTEIAEGRFREDLYHRLAVILINVPALNDRREDIPLLVDFFTAKISQEQGTPKKAFSSEAINLLQKYDWTGNIRELRNVVERLIILGEKEVSANDIKLFASK, encoded by the coding sequence ATGAGTAAGATATTAGTAATAGAAGATGAAGCATCGATAAGAAGAGTGCTTAAAAAAATAATTTCTGAAGAAAATGAAGCCTATAATGTAGAAGAAGCAGAAGATGGATTAATGGGTTTAGAAATGATAAAAAATAACGACTATGATTTAGTTTTATGTGATATTAAAATGCCAAAAATGGATGGTGTTGAAGTGTTAGAAAAAGCTAAAAAAATAAAATCAGAAATTCCAATTGTTATGATTTCTGGTCATGGAGATTTAGACACTGCTGTAAATACAATGCGTTTAGGAGCTTTCGATTACATCTCAAAACCGCCAGATTTAAATAGACTTTTAAATACTGTTAGAAACGCTTTAGAAAACAAAGTTTTAGTTGTAGAAAATAAGCGTTTAAAGAAAAAAGTTAGTAAAAACTACGAAATGATTGGTGAAAGTGCTGCCATTTCTCATATTAAAGACATTATTGAAAAAGTAGCAGCTACTGATGCAAGAGTTTTAATTACTGGACCAAACGGAACAGGAAAAGAATTAGTAGCACATTGGTTGCATGAAAAATCAGATCGCTCTAAAGCCCCAATGATTGAAGTTAATTGTGCTGCCATTCCATCAGAATTAATAGAAAGTGAACTTTTTGGACACGTTAAAGGTTCTTTTACGGGCGCAAATAAAGACAGAGCTGGTAAGTTTGAAGCTGCAAATTCTGGAACTATTTTCTTAGATGAAATTGGTGACATGAGTTTATCTGCGCAAGCAAAAGTATTACGTGCTTTGCAAGAAAGTAGAATTTCTAGGGTTGGTTCTGATAAAGATATAAAAGTAAATGTTAGAGTAGTTGCTGCAACTAATAAAGATTTAAAAACAGAAATTGCAGAAGGTCGTTTTAGAGAGGATTTATATCACAGATTAGCGGTTATTTTAATAAATGTTCCTGCGTTAAATGATAGACGAGAAGATATTCCTTTATTGGTAGATTTTTTTACGGCAAAAATATCACAAGAACAAGGTACTCCTAAAAAAGCATTTTCATCAGAAGCAATTAATCTTTTACAAAAATACGATTGGACAGGAAATATTCGTGAATTAAGAAATGTTGTAGAGCGTTTGATAATTCTTGGAGAAAAAGAAGTATCAGCAAATGATATTAAGTTGTTTGCAAGTAAGTAG
- a CDS encoding ankyrin repeat domain-containing protein, with the protein MNILNTFFGAIQNVNINLIETLLKKFPSLANSKDQRGFSPLVFATYFDKKEIAETLIKHNANVNHRDSKGNTALLGVAFKGNVEIAELLLNNNAEINAQNKLGYSALIFATLYNQPKMVEFLIKQNADLSLKDIENKTALDYAKAKDFKEIITLLETQETTYLQTT; encoded by the coding sequence ATGAATATTTTAAATACTTTTTTCGGTGCAATCCAAAATGTAAATATCAATTTAATAGAAACACTATTAAAAAAATTCCCAAGTTTAGCTAATTCAAAAGATCAAAGAGGGTTTAGCCCTTTAGTTTTTGCTACTTATTTTGATAAAAAAGAAATAGCAGAAACATTAATTAAACACAATGCTAATGTAAACCATAGAGATTCTAAAGGAAATACAGCTTTATTAGGTGTTGCCTTTAAAGGTAATGTAGAAATTGCAGAACTTTTATTAAATAATAACGCAGAAATAAACGCTCAAAATAAATTAGGTTATTCTGCGCTAATTTTTGCAACATTGTATAATCAACCTAAAATGGTAGAATTTTTAATAAAACAAAATGCAGATTTATCTCTAAAAGATATAGAAAATAAAACTGCATTAGATTATGCAAAAGCCAAAGATTTTAAAGAAATTATCACTTTATTAGAAACACAAGAAACTACTTACTTGCAAACAACTTAA
- a CDS encoding mechanosensitive ion channel family protein: protein MQDNIEKVANDIVDQATSILDYSFTFSKEISISVKGLIFVVFALIVANFLLKLIRSLVTKRMPKNDQLKFVSVFGYLKWFLYLIIFLIAMHTSGVNVTAVFAASAALLIGVGLALQTLFQDIISGIFILVDQSVHVGDIIELEGKVGRVLDIRLRTTRAVTVDNKVLVIPNHLYLTNILFNWTENGTETRESVDVGVAYGSDVELVKTILLNIAKSQPTVLKNPAPMVLFRDFADSSLSFRIAFTLKDSFDVRFTQSNIRFEIDKAFKKNNISIPFPQRDVHVYQNK from the coding sequence ATGCAAGATAATATAGAAAAAGTAGCAAATGATATTGTAGATCAAGCAACATCAATTTTAGATTATTCCTTTACTTTTAGTAAAGAAATAAGTATTTCTGTAAAAGGTCTAATATTTGTTGTTTTTGCTTTAATCGTTGCTAATTTTTTATTAAAACTAATTAGAAGTCTTGTAACTAAAAGAATGCCTAAAAACGACCAACTTAAATTTGTAAGTGTTTTTGGTTATTTAAAATGGTTTTTGTATTTAATTATTTTTTTAATTGCTATGCACACTTCTGGTGTAAATGTAACTGCCGTTTTTGCAGCATCTGCAGCTCTTTTAATAGGTGTTGGTTTAGCATTGCAAACACTTTTTCAAGATATAATTTCTGGAATCTTTATATTGGTAGATCAATCTGTACATGTTGGCGATATAATTGAGCTCGAAGGTAAAGTTGGCAGGGTTTTAGATATACGTTTAAGAACAACAAGAGCTGTTACTGTAGATAATAAGGTTTTGGTAATTCCCAATCATCTTTATCTAACAAATATTTTGTTTAATTGGACCGAAAACGGAACAGAAACTAGAGAGTCTGTAGATGTTGGTGTTGCTTATGGTTCTGATGTAGAATTGGTAAAAACAATTTTACTAAATATCGCCAAATCGCAACCTACAGTTTTAAAAAATCCAGCGCCAATGGTTTTGTTTAGAGATTTTGCTGATAGTTCTTTAAGTTTTAGAATAGCATTTACTTTAAAAGATAGTTTTGATGTGAGATTTACACAAAGTAATATTCGTTTTGAAATTGATAAAGCATTCAAAAAAAATAATATATCTATTCCGTTTCCACAAAGAGACGTGCACGTTTATCAGAATAAATGA